In a single window of the Labrus mixtus chromosome 20, fLabMix1.1, whole genome shotgun sequence genome:
- the LOC132995266 gene encoding histone acetyltransferase KAT7-like isoform X3 yields MPRRKRTAGSSSDGTEDSDFSADLEHTRASESVHRRSSTRLTRASLRLSRSSQDNCSSLRSNSPPAGGPEESLDLAAESKAAAVAASVFSSGRRITRSQQGAINTTSKKYPLRQSRSSGSDTEAHADQKRGADRDETPPRTPTGNAPSSESDIEVSSPSNDHVSSSNDIVVSQEEDERLAKELSLKEAAAHDLSHRPKRRRFHESYNFNMKCPTPGCNSLGHLTGRHERHFSISGCPLYHNLSADECKGKASTRDKQADERTLSHRQDENRHSTRSQAPTDRQLRYKEKVTELRRKRNSGLNKDQKEKYMEHNQSHGASREPLLENITSDYDLELFRKAQARASDDLSANPPLQPQEESEIFLDKLRLAGQVSEGSNMIKTIVFGRYELDTWYHSPYPEEYARLGRLYMCEFCLKYMKSQTILRRHLAKCVWKHPPGDEIYRKTNISVFEVDGKKNKIYCQNLCLLAKLFLDHKTLYYDVEPFLFYVMTEADNTGCHLVGYFSKEKNSFLNYNVSCILTMPQYMRQGYGKMLIDFSYLLSKVEEKVGSPERPLSDLGLISYRSYWKEVLLRYLNNFQGKEISIKEISQETAVNPVDIVSTLQSLQMLKYWKGKHLVLKRQDLIDDWKAKETKRGNGKTIDPTALKWTPPKGS; encoded by the exons aGGACAGCAGGCAGCAGCTCGGATGGGACGGAGGACTCGGATTTTTCCGCCGATCTCGAGCACACACGAGCTTCTGAGAGTGTACACAGGCGCAGCAGCACGCGCCTGACCCGTGCGTCACTGCGCCTCAGCCGAAGCTCACAAG ATAACTGCAGCTCATTACGGAGCAATTCTCCTCCAGCGGGGGGTCCAGAAGAAAGCTTGGACCTAGCAGCAGAATcgaaagcagcagcagtggcagcATCTGTCTTCTCCTCTGGACGCAGAATCACACGCAGCCAGCAAGGGGCGATAAACACCACATCCAAAAAATACCCGCTGCGACAGAGCAGGTCATCTGGCTCGGATACTGAGGCACATG CAGACCAGAAGCGGGGGGCGGATCGTGACGAGACCCCTCCTCGCACCCCAACCGGTAACGCGCCATCTTCAGAGTCAGATATCGAGGTCTCAAGTCCCAGCAATGATCACGTGTCCTCAAGCAATGATATTGTAGTTTCAcaagaggaggacgagagaTTAGCTAAagagctgtcactcaaagaggctgCCGCCCACGATCTTTCCCATCGCCCCAAAAGACGGCGGTTCCATGAAAGCTACAATTTTAATATGAAGTGTCCTACGCCTGGTTGCAACTCATTAG GTCATCTTACAGGGAGGCATGAGAGACATTTCTCCATATCAGGATGTCCTCTCTATCATAATCTCTCTGCTGATGAATGCAAG GGCAAGGCATCGACGCGCGACAAACAGGCCGACGAAAGGACGCTGTCGCACCGCCAGGACGAGAACAGACACTCCACAAGAAGCCAG GCCCCTACAGACCGTCAGCTGCGCTACAAGGAGAAGGTGAcggagctgaggaggaagaggaactcTGGTCTTAATAAGGACCAGAAGGAAAAGTACATG GAGCACAATCAGAGCCACGGAGCTAGCAGGGAGCCGCTACTAGAGAACATCACCAGTGACTACGACCTCGAGCTGTTCAGGAAAGCGCAGGCACGTGCCTCGGACGACCTT TCTGCAAACCCTCCTCTGCAACCACAGGAGGAGTCAGAGATATTTTTG GATAAGCTTCGTCTCGCTGGCCAGGTGTCGGAGGGCAGCAACATGATAAAGACAATTGTGTTTGGTCGCTACGAGCTGGACACCTGGTATCACTCTCCATACCCAGAGGAATACGCTCGCCTGGGGAGGCTGTACATGTGCGAGTTCTGCCTTAAGTATATGAAGAGCCAGACCATTCTGCGCAGGCACCTG GCAAAGTGCGTGTGGAAGCATCCACCGGGGGACGAGATCTACAGGAAGACTAACATCTCCGTGTTTGAGGTGGACGGAAAGAAGAACAAG ATCTACTGTCAGAACTTGTGTCTGCTAGCAAAACTGTTTCTGGACCACAAGACTCTGTATTACGACGTCGAGCCTTTCCTCTTCTATGTCATGACTGAAGCAGACAACACAGGGTGCCACCTGGTGGGATACTTCTCCAAG gagAAGAACTCTTTCCTGAACTACAACGTGTCCTGCATCCTCACCATGCCGCAGTACATGAGGCAAGGCTACGGCAAGATGCTCATAGACTTCA GTTACCTGCTGTCTAaggtggaggagaaggtggGTTCACCTGAGCGCCCTCTGTCTGACCTAGGTCTCATCAGCTACAGGAGTTACTGGAAGGAGGTGCTTCTGCGTTACCTGAACAACTTTCAGGGCAAGGAGATCTCCATCAAAG AGATCAGTCAGGAGACCGCCGTGAACCCCGTGGATATCGTCAGCACTCTGCAATCGCTTCAGATGCTCAAATACTGGAAGGGAAAGCACcttgttttaaagagacag GACCTTATTGACGACTGGAAGGCAAAGGAGACCAAACGTGGTAACGGAAAGACCATCGACCCCACAGCCTTAAAATGGACACCGCCCAAAGGGTCGTAA
- the LOC132995266 gene encoding histone acetyltransferase KAT7-like isoform X2, whose amino-acid sequence MGSLLNYPLRTAGSSSDGTEDSDFSADLEHTRASESVHRRSSTRLTRASLRLSRSSQDNCSSLRSNSPPAGGPEESLDLAAESKAAAVAASVFSSGRRITRSQQGAINTTSKKYPLRQSRSSGSDTEAHDQKRGADRDETPPRTPTGNAPSSESDIEVSSPSNDHVSSSNDIVVSQEEDERLAKELSLKEAAAHDLSHRPKRRRFHESYNFNMKCPTPGCNSLGHLTGRHERHFSISGCPLYHNLSADECKGKASTRDKQADERTLSHRQDENRHSTRSQAPTDRQLRYKEKVTELRRKRNSGLNKDQKEKYMEHNQSHGASREPLLENITSDYDLELFRKAQARASDDLSANPPLQPQEESEIFLDKLRLAGQVSEGSNMIKTIVFGRYELDTWYHSPYPEEYARLGRLYMCEFCLKYMKSQTILRRHLAKCVWKHPPGDEIYRKTNISVFEVDGKKNKIYCQNLCLLAKLFLDHKTLYYDVEPFLFYVMTEADNTGCHLVGYFSKEKNSFLNYNVSCILTMPQYMRQGYGKMLIDFSYLLSKVEEKVGSPERPLSDLGLISYRSYWKEVLLRYLNNFQGKEISIKEISQETAVNPVDIVSTLQSLQMLKYWKGKHLVLKRQDLIDDWKAKETKRGNGKTIDPTALKWTPPKGS is encoded by the exons ATGGGATCTTTGTTGAATTATCCGCtg aGGACAGCAGGCAGCAGCTCGGATGGGACGGAGGACTCGGATTTTTCCGCCGATCTCGAGCACACACGAGCTTCTGAGAGTGTACACAGGCGCAGCAGCACGCGCCTGACCCGTGCGTCACTGCGCCTCAGCCGAAGCTCACAAG ATAACTGCAGCTCATTACGGAGCAATTCTCCTCCAGCGGGGGGTCCAGAAGAAAGCTTGGACCTAGCAGCAGAATcgaaagcagcagcagtggcagcATCTGTCTTCTCCTCTGGACGCAGAATCACACGCAGCCAGCAAGGGGCGATAAACACCACATCCAAAAAATACCCGCTGCGACAGAGCAGGTCATCTGGCTCGGATACTGAGGCACATG ACCAGAAGCGGGGGGCGGATCGTGACGAGACCCCTCCTCGCACCCCAACCGGTAACGCGCCATCTTCAGAGTCAGATATCGAGGTCTCAAGTCCCAGCAATGATCACGTGTCCTCAAGCAATGATATTGTAGTTTCAcaagaggaggacgagagaTTAGCTAAagagctgtcactcaaagaggctgCCGCCCACGATCTTTCCCATCGCCCCAAAAGACGGCGGTTCCATGAAAGCTACAATTTTAATATGAAGTGTCCTACGCCTGGTTGCAACTCATTAG GTCATCTTACAGGGAGGCATGAGAGACATTTCTCCATATCAGGATGTCCTCTCTATCATAATCTCTCTGCTGATGAATGCAAG GGCAAGGCATCGACGCGCGACAAACAGGCCGACGAAAGGACGCTGTCGCACCGCCAGGACGAGAACAGACACTCCACAAGAAGCCAG GCCCCTACAGACCGTCAGCTGCGCTACAAGGAGAAGGTGAcggagctgaggaggaagaggaactcTGGTCTTAATAAGGACCAGAAGGAAAAGTACATG GAGCACAATCAGAGCCACGGAGCTAGCAGGGAGCCGCTACTAGAGAACATCACCAGTGACTACGACCTCGAGCTGTTCAGGAAAGCGCAGGCACGTGCCTCGGACGACCTT TCTGCAAACCCTCCTCTGCAACCACAGGAGGAGTCAGAGATATTTTTG GATAAGCTTCGTCTCGCTGGCCAGGTGTCGGAGGGCAGCAACATGATAAAGACAATTGTGTTTGGTCGCTACGAGCTGGACACCTGGTATCACTCTCCATACCCAGAGGAATACGCTCGCCTGGGGAGGCTGTACATGTGCGAGTTCTGCCTTAAGTATATGAAGAGCCAGACCATTCTGCGCAGGCACCTG GCAAAGTGCGTGTGGAAGCATCCACCGGGGGACGAGATCTACAGGAAGACTAACATCTCCGTGTTTGAGGTGGACGGAAAGAAGAACAAG ATCTACTGTCAGAACTTGTGTCTGCTAGCAAAACTGTTTCTGGACCACAAGACTCTGTATTACGACGTCGAGCCTTTCCTCTTCTATGTCATGACTGAAGCAGACAACACAGGGTGCCACCTGGTGGGATACTTCTCCAAG gagAAGAACTCTTTCCTGAACTACAACGTGTCCTGCATCCTCACCATGCCGCAGTACATGAGGCAAGGCTACGGCAAGATGCTCATAGACTTCA GTTACCTGCTGTCTAaggtggaggagaaggtggGTTCACCTGAGCGCCCTCTGTCTGACCTAGGTCTCATCAGCTACAGGAGTTACTGGAAGGAGGTGCTTCTGCGTTACCTGAACAACTTTCAGGGCAAGGAGATCTCCATCAAAG AGATCAGTCAGGAGACCGCCGTGAACCCCGTGGATATCGTCAGCACTCTGCAATCGCTTCAGATGCTCAAATACTGGAAGGGAAAGCACcttgttttaaagagacag GACCTTATTGACGACTGGAAGGCAAAGGAGACCAAACGTGGTAACGGAAAGACCATCGACCCCACAGCCTTAAAATGGACACCGCCCAAAGGGTCGTAA
- the LOC132995266 gene encoding histone acetyltransferase KAT7-like isoform X1 yields MGSLLNYPLRTAGSSSDGTEDSDFSADLEHTRASESVHRRSSTRLTRASLRLSRSSQDNCSSLRSNSPPAGGPEESLDLAAESKAAAVAASVFSSGRRITRSQQGAINTTSKKYPLRQSRSSGSDTEAHADQKRGADRDETPPRTPTGNAPSSESDIEVSSPSNDHVSSSNDIVVSQEEDERLAKELSLKEAAAHDLSHRPKRRRFHESYNFNMKCPTPGCNSLGHLTGRHERHFSISGCPLYHNLSADECKGKASTRDKQADERTLSHRQDENRHSTRSQAPTDRQLRYKEKVTELRRKRNSGLNKDQKEKYMEHNQSHGASREPLLENITSDYDLELFRKAQARASDDLSANPPLQPQEESEIFLDKLRLAGQVSEGSNMIKTIVFGRYELDTWYHSPYPEEYARLGRLYMCEFCLKYMKSQTILRRHLAKCVWKHPPGDEIYRKTNISVFEVDGKKNKIYCQNLCLLAKLFLDHKTLYYDVEPFLFYVMTEADNTGCHLVGYFSKEKNSFLNYNVSCILTMPQYMRQGYGKMLIDFSYLLSKVEEKVGSPERPLSDLGLISYRSYWKEVLLRYLNNFQGKEISIKEISQETAVNPVDIVSTLQSLQMLKYWKGKHLVLKRQDLIDDWKAKETKRGNGKTIDPTALKWTPPKGS; encoded by the exons ATGGGATCTTTGTTGAATTATCCGCtg aGGACAGCAGGCAGCAGCTCGGATGGGACGGAGGACTCGGATTTTTCCGCCGATCTCGAGCACACACGAGCTTCTGAGAGTGTACACAGGCGCAGCAGCACGCGCCTGACCCGTGCGTCACTGCGCCTCAGCCGAAGCTCACAAG ATAACTGCAGCTCATTACGGAGCAATTCTCCTCCAGCGGGGGGTCCAGAAGAAAGCTTGGACCTAGCAGCAGAATcgaaagcagcagcagtggcagcATCTGTCTTCTCCTCTGGACGCAGAATCACACGCAGCCAGCAAGGGGCGATAAACACCACATCCAAAAAATACCCGCTGCGACAGAGCAGGTCATCTGGCTCGGATACTGAGGCACATG CAGACCAGAAGCGGGGGGCGGATCGTGACGAGACCCCTCCTCGCACCCCAACCGGTAACGCGCCATCTTCAGAGTCAGATATCGAGGTCTCAAGTCCCAGCAATGATCACGTGTCCTCAAGCAATGATATTGTAGTTTCAcaagaggaggacgagagaTTAGCTAAagagctgtcactcaaagaggctgCCGCCCACGATCTTTCCCATCGCCCCAAAAGACGGCGGTTCCATGAAAGCTACAATTTTAATATGAAGTGTCCTACGCCTGGTTGCAACTCATTAG GTCATCTTACAGGGAGGCATGAGAGACATTTCTCCATATCAGGATGTCCTCTCTATCATAATCTCTCTGCTGATGAATGCAAG GGCAAGGCATCGACGCGCGACAAACAGGCCGACGAAAGGACGCTGTCGCACCGCCAGGACGAGAACAGACACTCCACAAGAAGCCAG GCCCCTACAGACCGTCAGCTGCGCTACAAGGAGAAGGTGAcggagctgaggaggaagaggaactcTGGTCTTAATAAGGACCAGAAGGAAAAGTACATG GAGCACAATCAGAGCCACGGAGCTAGCAGGGAGCCGCTACTAGAGAACATCACCAGTGACTACGACCTCGAGCTGTTCAGGAAAGCGCAGGCACGTGCCTCGGACGACCTT TCTGCAAACCCTCCTCTGCAACCACAGGAGGAGTCAGAGATATTTTTG GATAAGCTTCGTCTCGCTGGCCAGGTGTCGGAGGGCAGCAACATGATAAAGACAATTGTGTTTGGTCGCTACGAGCTGGACACCTGGTATCACTCTCCATACCCAGAGGAATACGCTCGCCTGGGGAGGCTGTACATGTGCGAGTTCTGCCTTAAGTATATGAAGAGCCAGACCATTCTGCGCAGGCACCTG GCAAAGTGCGTGTGGAAGCATCCACCGGGGGACGAGATCTACAGGAAGACTAACATCTCCGTGTTTGAGGTGGACGGAAAGAAGAACAAG ATCTACTGTCAGAACTTGTGTCTGCTAGCAAAACTGTTTCTGGACCACAAGACTCTGTATTACGACGTCGAGCCTTTCCTCTTCTATGTCATGACTGAAGCAGACAACACAGGGTGCCACCTGGTGGGATACTTCTCCAAG gagAAGAACTCTTTCCTGAACTACAACGTGTCCTGCATCCTCACCATGCCGCAGTACATGAGGCAAGGCTACGGCAAGATGCTCATAGACTTCA GTTACCTGCTGTCTAaggtggaggagaaggtggGTTCACCTGAGCGCCCTCTGTCTGACCTAGGTCTCATCAGCTACAGGAGTTACTGGAAGGAGGTGCTTCTGCGTTACCTGAACAACTTTCAGGGCAAGGAGATCTCCATCAAAG AGATCAGTCAGGAGACCGCCGTGAACCCCGTGGATATCGTCAGCACTCTGCAATCGCTTCAGATGCTCAAATACTGGAAGGGAAAGCACcttgttttaaagagacag GACCTTATTGACGACTGGAAGGCAAAGGAGACCAAACGTGGTAACGGAAAGACCATCGACCCCACAGCCTTAAAATGGACACCGCCCAAAGGGTCGTAA
- the LOC132995266 gene encoding histone acetyltransferase KAT7-like isoform X6, with product MGSLLNYPLRTAGSSSDGTEDSDFSADLEHTRASESVHRRSSTRLTRASLRLSRSSQDNCSSLRSNSPPAGGPEESLDLAAESKAAAVAASVFSSGRRITRSQQGAINTTSKKYPLRQSRSSGSDTEAHADQKRGADRDETPPRTPTGNAPSSESDIEVSSPSNDHVSSSNDIVVSQEEDERLAKELSLKEAAAHDLSHRPKRRRFHESYNFNMKCPTPGCNSLGHLTGRHERHFSISGCPLYHNLSADECKGKASTRDKQADERTLSHRQDENRHSTRSQAPTDRQLRYKEKVTELRRKRNSGLNKDQKEKYMEHNQSHGASREPLLENITSDYDLELFRKAQDKLRLAGQVSEGSNMIKTIVFGRYELDTWYHSPYPEEYARLGRLYMCEFCLKYMKSQTILRRHLAKCVWKHPPGDEIYRKTNISVFEVDGKKNKIYCQNLCLLAKLFLDHKTLYYDVEPFLFYVMTEADNTGCHLVGYFSKEKNSFLNYNVSCILTMPQYMRQGYGKMLIDFSYLLSKVEEKVGSPERPLSDLGLISYRSYWKEVLLRYLNNFQGKEISIKEISQETAVNPVDIVSTLQSLQMLKYWKGKHLVLKRQDLIDDWKAKETKRGNGKTIDPTALKWTPPKGS from the exons ATGGGATCTTTGTTGAATTATCCGCtg aGGACAGCAGGCAGCAGCTCGGATGGGACGGAGGACTCGGATTTTTCCGCCGATCTCGAGCACACACGAGCTTCTGAGAGTGTACACAGGCGCAGCAGCACGCGCCTGACCCGTGCGTCACTGCGCCTCAGCCGAAGCTCACAAG ATAACTGCAGCTCATTACGGAGCAATTCTCCTCCAGCGGGGGGTCCAGAAGAAAGCTTGGACCTAGCAGCAGAATcgaaagcagcagcagtggcagcATCTGTCTTCTCCTCTGGACGCAGAATCACACGCAGCCAGCAAGGGGCGATAAACACCACATCCAAAAAATACCCGCTGCGACAGAGCAGGTCATCTGGCTCGGATACTGAGGCACATG CAGACCAGAAGCGGGGGGCGGATCGTGACGAGACCCCTCCTCGCACCCCAACCGGTAACGCGCCATCTTCAGAGTCAGATATCGAGGTCTCAAGTCCCAGCAATGATCACGTGTCCTCAAGCAATGATATTGTAGTTTCAcaagaggaggacgagagaTTAGCTAAagagctgtcactcaaagaggctgCCGCCCACGATCTTTCCCATCGCCCCAAAAGACGGCGGTTCCATGAAAGCTACAATTTTAATATGAAGTGTCCTACGCCTGGTTGCAACTCATTAG GTCATCTTACAGGGAGGCATGAGAGACATTTCTCCATATCAGGATGTCCTCTCTATCATAATCTCTCTGCTGATGAATGCAAG GGCAAGGCATCGACGCGCGACAAACAGGCCGACGAAAGGACGCTGTCGCACCGCCAGGACGAGAACAGACACTCCACAAGAAGCCAG GCCCCTACAGACCGTCAGCTGCGCTACAAGGAGAAGGTGAcggagctgaggaggaagaggaactcTGGTCTTAATAAGGACCAGAAGGAAAAGTACATG GAGCACAATCAGAGCCACGGAGCTAGCAGGGAGCCGCTACTAGAGAACATCACCAGTGACTACGACCTCGAGCTGTTCAGGAAAGCGCAG GATAAGCTTCGTCTCGCTGGCCAGGTGTCGGAGGGCAGCAACATGATAAAGACAATTGTGTTTGGTCGCTACGAGCTGGACACCTGGTATCACTCTCCATACCCAGAGGAATACGCTCGCCTGGGGAGGCTGTACATGTGCGAGTTCTGCCTTAAGTATATGAAGAGCCAGACCATTCTGCGCAGGCACCTG GCAAAGTGCGTGTGGAAGCATCCACCGGGGGACGAGATCTACAGGAAGACTAACATCTCCGTGTTTGAGGTGGACGGAAAGAAGAACAAG ATCTACTGTCAGAACTTGTGTCTGCTAGCAAAACTGTTTCTGGACCACAAGACTCTGTATTACGACGTCGAGCCTTTCCTCTTCTATGTCATGACTGAAGCAGACAACACAGGGTGCCACCTGGTGGGATACTTCTCCAAG gagAAGAACTCTTTCCTGAACTACAACGTGTCCTGCATCCTCACCATGCCGCAGTACATGAGGCAAGGCTACGGCAAGATGCTCATAGACTTCA GTTACCTGCTGTCTAaggtggaggagaaggtggGTTCACCTGAGCGCCCTCTGTCTGACCTAGGTCTCATCAGCTACAGGAGTTACTGGAAGGAGGTGCTTCTGCGTTACCTGAACAACTTTCAGGGCAAGGAGATCTCCATCAAAG AGATCAGTCAGGAGACCGCCGTGAACCCCGTGGATATCGTCAGCACTCTGCAATCGCTTCAGATGCTCAAATACTGGAAGGGAAAGCACcttgttttaaagagacag GACCTTATTGACGACTGGAAGGCAAAGGAGACCAAACGTGGTAACGGAAAGACCATCGACCCCACAGCCTTAAAATGGACACCGCCCAAAGGGTCGTAA
- the LOC132995266 gene encoding histone acetyltransferase KAT7-like isoform X5 produces MPRRKRTAGSSSDGTEDSDFSADLEHTRASESVHRRSSTRLTRASLRLSRSSQDNCSSLRSNSPPAGGPEESLDLAAESKAAAVAASVFSSGRRITRSQQGAINTTSKKYPLRQSRSSGSDTEAHADQKRGADRDETPPRTPTGNAPSSESDIEVSSPSNDHVSSSNDIVVSQEEDERLAKELSLKEAAAHDLSHRPKRRRFHESYNFNMKCPTPGCNSLGHLTGRHERHFSISGCPLYHNLSADECKGKASTRDKQADERTLSHRQDENRHSTRSQAPTDRQLRYKEKVTELRRKRNSGLNKDQKEKYMEHNQSHGASREPLLENITSDYDLELFRKAQARASDDLDKLRLAGQVSEGSNMIKTIVFGRYELDTWYHSPYPEEYARLGRLYMCEFCLKYMKSQTILRRHLAKCVWKHPPGDEIYRKTNISVFEVDGKKNKIYCQNLCLLAKLFLDHKTLYYDVEPFLFYVMTEADNTGCHLVGYFSKEKNSFLNYNVSCILTMPQYMRQGYGKMLIDFSYLLSKVEEKVGSPERPLSDLGLISYRSYWKEVLLRYLNNFQGKEISIKEISQETAVNPVDIVSTLQSLQMLKYWKGKHLVLKRQDLIDDWKAKETKRGNGKTIDPTALKWTPPKGS; encoded by the exons aGGACAGCAGGCAGCAGCTCGGATGGGACGGAGGACTCGGATTTTTCCGCCGATCTCGAGCACACACGAGCTTCTGAGAGTGTACACAGGCGCAGCAGCACGCGCCTGACCCGTGCGTCACTGCGCCTCAGCCGAAGCTCACAAG ATAACTGCAGCTCATTACGGAGCAATTCTCCTCCAGCGGGGGGTCCAGAAGAAAGCTTGGACCTAGCAGCAGAATcgaaagcagcagcagtggcagcATCTGTCTTCTCCTCTGGACGCAGAATCACACGCAGCCAGCAAGGGGCGATAAACACCACATCCAAAAAATACCCGCTGCGACAGAGCAGGTCATCTGGCTCGGATACTGAGGCACATG CAGACCAGAAGCGGGGGGCGGATCGTGACGAGACCCCTCCTCGCACCCCAACCGGTAACGCGCCATCTTCAGAGTCAGATATCGAGGTCTCAAGTCCCAGCAATGATCACGTGTCCTCAAGCAATGATATTGTAGTTTCAcaagaggaggacgagagaTTAGCTAAagagctgtcactcaaagaggctgCCGCCCACGATCTTTCCCATCGCCCCAAAAGACGGCGGTTCCATGAAAGCTACAATTTTAATATGAAGTGTCCTACGCCTGGTTGCAACTCATTAG GTCATCTTACAGGGAGGCATGAGAGACATTTCTCCATATCAGGATGTCCTCTCTATCATAATCTCTCTGCTGATGAATGCAAG GGCAAGGCATCGACGCGCGACAAACAGGCCGACGAAAGGACGCTGTCGCACCGCCAGGACGAGAACAGACACTCCACAAGAAGCCAG GCCCCTACAGACCGTCAGCTGCGCTACAAGGAGAAGGTGAcggagctgaggaggaagaggaactcTGGTCTTAATAAGGACCAGAAGGAAAAGTACATG GAGCACAATCAGAGCCACGGAGCTAGCAGGGAGCCGCTACTAGAGAACATCACCAGTGACTACGACCTCGAGCTGTTCAGGAAAGCGCAGGCACGTGCCTCGGACGACCTT GATAAGCTTCGTCTCGCTGGCCAGGTGTCGGAGGGCAGCAACATGATAAAGACAATTGTGTTTGGTCGCTACGAGCTGGACACCTGGTATCACTCTCCATACCCAGAGGAATACGCTCGCCTGGGGAGGCTGTACATGTGCGAGTTCTGCCTTAAGTATATGAAGAGCCAGACCATTCTGCGCAGGCACCTG GCAAAGTGCGTGTGGAAGCATCCACCGGGGGACGAGATCTACAGGAAGACTAACATCTCCGTGTTTGAGGTGGACGGAAAGAAGAACAAG ATCTACTGTCAGAACTTGTGTCTGCTAGCAAAACTGTTTCTGGACCACAAGACTCTGTATTACGACGTCGAGCCTTTCCTCTTCTATGTCATGACTGAAGCAGACAACACAGGGTGCCACCTGGTGGGATACTTCTCCAAG gagAAGAACTCTTTCCTGAACTACAACGTGTCCTGCATCCTCACCATGCCGCAGTACATGAGGCAAGGCTACGGCAAGATGCTCATAGACTTCA GTTACCTGCTGTCTAaggtggaggagaaggtggGTTCACCTGAGCGCCCTCTGTCTGACCTAGGTCTCATCAGCTACAGGAGTTACTGGAAGGAGGTGCTTCTGCGTTACCTGAACAACTTTCAGGGCAAGGAGATCTCCATCAAAG AGATCAGTCAGGAGACCGCCGTGAACCCCGTGGATATCGTCAGCACTCTGCAATCGCTTCAGATGCTCAAATACTGGAAGGGAAAGCACcttgttttaaagagacag GACCTTATTGACGACTGGAAGGCAAAGGAGACCAAACGTGGTAACGGAAAGACCATCGACCCCACAGCCTTAAAATGGACACCGCCCAAAGGGTCGTAA